The genomic window GTTGCTCTCAGCCAGAGCCTCCTGCTTGCAATGCCCACTATCTGTCCATCTGATAATGAGAGCTGGTGCAAGGTGCTACATGGGGCACGGTTACGAGTCTGTGAACTTACGCCAAGCAATGGCTGCCTGTCATGGCTAGGTTTCAGATGGACGGGTAGTTTCTAATGCTCCAACAGGCAATGTAAGCAGGTCACGTCCCCCCAGTACTCTCTGAGAGTATCTTGGTGATCTGGTTCAGAGGTTCGAGTGCAACGAAGCGTTTCTGCACGTGTCGGAATTCAGATGATCGAAAAATGCAGTCAGAGAAAGAAATCCCACTTAAGTCAGTACACTTTAACAATTGCCGGTGCACTTAGTGCATTATCCCAAACTGCTGGTATCCACACAAATAACCCTGAAACCAGCAGTATTAGCTCCTGATGGTGCACAGCTCAAGAAACAATCCAAATTTAGAAAAAGTACACCTATGATGGACTGCTTGGTGCTTTCATGGTTCAAGCAAATGCGTTACGTCCACATGAATCCTGAGGCTTCgatcaacagcacctcccaacccTGATAAATACAGAAAGCAGCAACGTCTTGAAAACATTACCCTGCAAGTCACACCTCATACTATTCAGAACATATATCACTTCCCATCCATCGTCaatgggtcagaatcctggaactccctatctaacaCTGCTGTTGAAGTAGCATTGGCATAAGGAATGCAGCAATTAAAGGAGAACATCCACCATTAACTTCTCaaaacaattaggaatgggcattaaAAGACAACCTTGCATCATACATCACAAGATTAACCCACTGTTTAAGTAATAACCACTTAACGCCACTCCAATGTGGCATTGTGTGGGTTAAGATGATACAATGTCACCTTTTGGTCTCACCTTTATCCGAAGTGCTAACGGCATTGTAGCATTTACCACTCCAACAGTTTCTGGCCTCGAGCACACAGTAAACTCCCAGTACCTAGCAAAAGAGCCTTAGTCCTAAGAGCAGAACAAAACTCTCAATATTCAGCACCCACCACCTGCTTCAGCTGCACATACCTGCAGCTCCTTCGGCAAGATGGTATTTTTCCGTATTGCGTTAAGTCGCCGCCTCTCGTCCGCGTACTCAAAGGCCATTTTCCTCCTTTTCACATCCCGCAGCATTCGCCAGTCCACGTAGTAATTTCGAACAGGTCCCACATTCCCTCCTGGAATCCATGACAACAGCTGCAAAAGGAAAAATACGAGTGTTTATTAAAAGAAAAGTTATATCCCACTAGCATCACACATGCTAGAATGATAGGAAGCATCATTGAGTAAACACCTTGCAAACTACTTCTGTATATACTCACTCCACCTCCTCAAATACACAGGCTCCCTCAGTGTTCTTCAGCACTTGAGGAAAGCTAGCGCTGGGCCTAGTACACTTCCCAATTCAAGCTCCTCTACGCCAGCATAGCATGGTTTGTTTTatacattcacaggatgtgggctttgctggcaatgccagcatttgttatccatccctaattgcccttgagaaggtagtggtgagctgccttcttgaaccactgcagtccatgtggtgtaggtgcacccacagtgctgttagggtggaagctccaggattctgacccagcgacagtgaaagaacagcaataaatttccaagtcagaatgttgagtggcttggaggggaacttgcaggtggtaagtTGCGTCTTCTGCCTtctcctcctaggtggtagaggtcttgAGGTTAGAAAGAGCTGTTGAAGAATAAGTGCAAGTAAAACCCCCTCTACCCTACCACAGACATACAAGAGCATTTGCTACTGCACCAGTGTCTTTTTAATAAAAAGTTTCTCTCATTCCATTGCATAAGTAAGATTGATTTGTAGCAAATTAGGTAAAGTTTTGTGCTGTGGAACCACATTCATTTGAAGTTTGATTAAGACTTTTCAGATCAATTCCACACAATTGGGAGGATACATTAATCTGATCTGCAgaatattttctcattttcacATGGAAGCAATCTTCAAATCAGATATATCCAGGAAAAATTTGAGGAACTGTGGGGAAAGGGTTGAGGGAgaggaactaattggatagttcttttaaAAGGACAGCATAGGCaagatggtctgaatggccttcttctgcactgtatgattctaaAAGAGTGAATTTGTGTGCAAAGTTGGTATATGACAGGAAACAGCAATTAAAGGGATAAACTTCACCCATGGAAAAGGCATCCATTCAAAATAAATTCACTGGGAAGCTAGAGGAATCATAGAACAGGCACCAGCATCTGGCAAATTTTAGTTCCACTTTTGACAGAAGGCAACAGAATTGTGACATGAAAGAATTGTTGCTAATTTAGATCACACACTTGATGAAAATGCAATCATACACATTTTTAACTTCCATTCATACAGCACTCGCTGGATGGCAGCTTAGAGTTTCACAGGAGATGGAAACTGACTGAGCCCTGAGCAAAGGAGGaggaaaattaaaaagaaaggaggaaTTAAAAAGCACGAGTGAAGGAGAGTCTCAAAACTTGAGAAGACATGTGGCAGGAGGGAGGTGGTAAGGTGGAGGGCTTAAGGAGTGTGCAGTGgtaaaggagagaaagcagaggatGATAAATAGGCCTCTGCTGGAGAGGGCAgtgctcacagtgacactgatctCCAGAAACtctcagagatagggagggtcaaagACAAGGAGGGAGTAGAAGATGAGGATAAGAATTTTATGTGCCAAGAGTCCAGAAGAAGAGAAAGATTTTGATAGTACCTTTCACAATCTCCCTTTAGAgctaatgaattttttttaaagtgccagtactgtgatcttgtgggaaatgcagcagccaacttcagcagcacaaacagcaaagtggtaATGAGCAGAaaattgagggagacagtgttaaTGTCGCTGGACAATTCacccagaggcctgggctaatgccTGGAACATGGGATCAACTCCCACCATGGTAGTTGATACGAATTTAAATTAATTACCAGGTCTGGAATATAGAGCCAGCCTCAGGAATGGTGGCCATGAagctaaaaacccatctggttcaccaatgccctgtagggggggaaatctgctgtcttgtgggtctggcctgcatgtgaatCTCGGGGCTGACCCTCGGACACAGCGGCCGGCCCTCGGCGCTGCACTGTTTGAACGTAGTGCTCTGTGACTGAGGAGAGTCCGGCCCCGGCCGACACTGAGGCCTGTGACCCGGTCTCCCCCGCTATCGCTCCCTCCCTATTACCGGCCGGATCCGGGCCCCGCTCTCCGCTCATTCACCTGCCGTCCGGCTCCGTGCAACAAGCCAAAAGCTCGGCTACAAATCGCCGCCGCCATGTCCGCGCTCCCGCTGGTACCGCGCCGCGCGTTCCCGTCTGCCCAGGACGGGCGGGACCGCGCGCGCCAAGGTCACGTGTCCCGACAACCCTAAACTGACCAATCAGGATTCGTCCCGCAGTAAGAGGCGGGAAAATACTGCAGGACAGGTCAGAGCCGTTACCAGGACAACACCGGCTTCCCCCTCACCACACCCCTCCCGACACAGTCGctccctgctcccccactccagccccctccttctccctccctcctcctctctctctccctccctccctcattcttctccctccctctcccttctccctccacctccctcctcctccttcctcccccctccctccctccccccttctccctccctcccccccccttctccctcctccccccttcttccccctcctctcccccttccccctccctcctcccccttccccctcctccccccttccccctcctccccccttccccctcctccccccttccccctcttccccccttccccctcttcccccctgcccttctcccccttcccccccttctccctcccctccttctccctcccctcccctccttctctcttccctccctcccctccttctccctccctcccctccttctcccttccctccctccctccttctcccttccctccctccccccttccccccctccctccccccttccccccctccctccccccttccccttccccctccccctccttccccacccttccccacccttccccctcctccccccttccccctcctccccccttccccctcctccccccttccccctcctcccccttccccctcctcccccttccccctcctccccccttccccctcctccccccttccccctcctccccccttccccttcccctccttcccccttccccctcctccccccttccccctcttccccctcttccccccttccccctctcccttcccttctcccccttcccccccttctccctccaacttctccctccccccacccctctctcccttctccctccctcccttctccctccctcctccctccctccctcctccttctccccctccctccctccttctccccctccctccctccttctccccctccctccctccttctccccctccctccctccttctccccctccctccctccttctccccctccctccctccttctccccctccctccctccttctccccctccctccctccttctccccctccctccctccttctccccctccctccctccttctccccctccctccccccttctccccctccctccccccttccccctccccctccttccccacccttccccctccccctccttccccacccttccccctcctccccccttcaccctcctccccccttccccctcctccccccttccccctcctcccccttccccctcctcccccttccccctcctcccccttccccctcctcccccttccccctcctccccccttccccctcctccccccttccccctcctccccccttccccctcccccttcccttctcccccttcccccccttctccctccaacttctcctccccccacccctctctcccttctccctcccctccctcctccctcccctccctcctccttctccgtccctccctcctccttctcccctccctccctcctccttctcccctccctccccttctccctccctcccctccctcctccctctctcctccttctccctccctccctccccttctccctccctccctccctccctccccttctccctccttccccctccctccctccctccccttctccctccttccctcttctccctccctcttctccctccctccctcctcctcccctccctctctctccctcccctccctctctctccctcccctccctctctctccctcccctccctctctctccctcccccttctccctccctcctccttctcccttcctcccctccctcctccttcaccctccctcctccttctccctccctcccctccctcctcccaccctctcctcctcctcctcccaccctgtcctcctcctccctcccctccctcctcctcctcctcctccctcctcctcctcgctcctccttctccctccctcccctccctcctccttctccctccctccccctccctcctccttctccctcctcccctccctccttccctcccctccctcctcctcctccctcccctccctcctcctcctccctcccctccctcctcctcctccctcccctccctcctcctcctccctcccctcctcctcccttcctcccctcctcctcccttcctcccctccttctccctcctccttctccctcctccttctccctcctccttctccctcctccttctccctcctccttctccctcctccttctccctcccctccttctacctcctccttctcccttcctccttctcccttcctccttctccctccctccttctccctccctccttctccctccctcccctccctcctccttatccctccctccctcctccttctccctcctccttctccctccctcccctccctcctccttctccctccctcctcctccctcctccttctccctccctccttctccctccctcccctccctccttcttctccctcccctccctccctccctccttctcccccttccccccttcccttccccccttcctcccctcccccccttctcctccccttcccttctcccccttcccccttctcccTTCAActtctccctcccccgcccctctcccccttctccctccccctctcccccctcctctcccccttctccctgcccgcccctccctcccccttctccctgccctccccgcccctcccttccccttctccctcactcctccctccctatccccttcctccctccctcacccctttacctccctccctcacccctccacctccctccctcacccctgccccctccctaccgcgcccctccctccctcacccctcccctacctctccccttccctcactccctcacccctccctccctcaccccttccctccctccctcaaccctctctccctcgcctttCAAAAGTGTTATCCTAACCATTGCATCACCAACTTCGCTGTTCAATGcatcatgcccccccaccccctataaGCAATCCCGGCTTATGCGAAACATTTAGATGCTCCAATCCTGGAAGCCCCACATTTCACAGCTTCACGTACTTCCAGCTATGACAGGCTCAttacccaacaccctcactgacactcttccctctctctttcaagaTACGTTGCACATAAtaggagggagaagcagagaacCGACAGGACTTAGGTACATCTGCATCCCCTGGGCcccttggaggtgatggtgctgcAAATTATTGGGCCAGCGATGACTGAGGCCATTGCAACCAGCGTTGCCATGAATATCCAGGGTGATGGTTTATTCCTGCCTCAGGCACCTTCTCAAATCCCATCTGACCCTTATCCTGCAATCTAGCATGAAGTGCAGATGGTGTAACCAAGGACCATGCTTTCCACCCAACACCTTTTAAAGCACTCAGCCCTCCCCTTCTGCACTTAtctgctttcagatacccaagaactgttgTCTGACCAGCCAGTACAGCCTCAATCCAATCAAGAGTAGATATCTCAGGAAGGAGCACCATCTGACAATTCcaggcaccagctcagacacTGGCACTGCGTGGCCTTTACAAAGCAGTATAGAGAAAGGATATGCACATGGTGAGTCAAGGCATGGGTGAGCTGCAGGCAGGCCAGTGGGAAAGGATGGCGCAGGTGCCAACTCGCAATGTTGAACccgagttctgctgcagaggactcagatgaaggTTTTGATGGGGCGGCCCACAGGAAAAGGCTGATGGGCATGCGAACAGAGATGCCTGGTGCATTGGTTGGCCTGCTGGAAAGCCTGCTGTCACTGTCAAAGAGCATGGAGGACTCAGGGCTTCAGGCAGAGATTGGAGACCACCTTTTTCAGCATGCAAACGGCAACCAGCTCCATGGCAGCGCTTGCAGACCCTGCCGTGATGCAGCAGCCAGCGGCCAATGTCTCAGTTTCCATCGCAGCACAGGTAGAAGCCACCCAATGTTTGtgtactgcagtggaagctcagactgaggtcaCGAGGTTCAAACTTGTTAACATGCAGCTTGGTGCCAtgtaggttcagactgctgccgtCATGGCTGCAGGCACCAGTGCTCAAAGGAGCATGAAGGCTCTCAGTTATCCAACCACCTGTGCTCCAACAGATCACTAGGATTGTGGTGGTGCACCCTGTGGGGGAGTGCCAGTGGCTTTGTGGTATAGCTCTGCTGACCTCTCTCGGAAAATCAGCATTCATGCTCCTACATTACTGGCCCACTGATGCCCTTGCTGAGGCCCCTCAGTCACCCAGCCCTGACTGCTGCTGATGTGGTGCTATCCAAAGTTGGGCCCTCAAGATTCAAAGCTGCGAGATGTCACCCTGCAAGGCCATCAGCAGCCTCTCTCAGTGAAAGTCAACAACCATCcatcagccatgctgcagtcaGTGTTGTCAGCGCCAAGCAGcaccaggacaggcacaggcacctGCAAGACAGGAACTAAGGTAATACACAAAGGTGAATAGTTAGATGTGTATGTATTATTGAATAAAgttgttggataaagttgttCATAAATGTTTTTTGTTATGGTATATTTTATTTCagggttttgggcaagagaacACTGACGGTCAGTAgtagagggatggagagacagggaAATTATGCAGCCGTGGTGATATGGGGATATTTTCAGGGGAATCAAAGCCTGATGAAGCACCCATCCGGTGTAATGATGTCCAAGATGCCTTCTCCATTCATTTCCTCCTCCTCATTGGTCTCCTTCTCCTCTTCTTCTTCCTTGTTGTTCCTCCTCCCACTTAGTTTCCCCTCTCTGCCGTCTGTCCCCCATGTCCATGCCCCTACAGAGACTGCATCTGACTACCCCCATGAGTGAAAGCAATTCCACTTAGAGGGCTTCAAAACCCATTCAATCTTCGGGAATGCCCAGCAGCACTCCCTTCTGATTCCGACTACACGTGAGAGCTGCTCCACTAACACAGTGAACAATACTTCCGCAGCTGCAGAAGAAAGCAAAAAGCACTTCACCTGAAAGTCGCATGCTGATGCCTTTAATCagatgtgttggggggtggggggggggggtgttggggggggtggtgggaatgtgCCCCTCGAGCAACTGAATGCATGTTCATCTGGGAGTGTTTAAGAGAGGGCGTTAACAGGACCTGCGTTAAATGCTAATTCATGTCGCAATCTGCACCCCCTGCATGCTTCTAGTGCATGCGTTTGCTAGCACCCTTAGAAGCATGGTACTACTCACGGGCCACGCCAGGGCAGCTTAGGAGCAGTTTGGCCGCCACTTTCAGTTTCCGGGACCCTGGTGCTGAACTTTGCAGCCTTAGAGTCTTATTTTCCTATGCGTAATTCCTCCTACAAAATTGCATCAAACCACACACCTATCCTGATATAAATTTGCCAATTACACATCCATTCTGCAAATTTATTAACGTCAGCTTGTATTTTGATTCAGTCCATCTGAGTATTAATTATATTCCCCCCcgacctcccaccccccaccacccctcagtTTAGTGCatcctgcaaattttgaaatgatgCTTGCATTCCCGAATCCAAACCCTCTACTGTctcatttttttttcacccagtacTAAGAAGTTAATTGGAAAACATAAATACTGGACGAAGCTAAACTATTTTTGGAGCTATAGAACCACCAGTGGGCtgggggggcacagtctcagtatTACACGCGCAACGAGGAGCAGGTCTAGGTGCTCGAGACATGAAaagtggagagagggtgagaaaggtGTCGATAAATCCATCACACTGTAACTGGGAGGCAATAAAGTATGAAATGGGCAAGGATTAATACTGAACAAAATGCGGATAATACTGAGGAATAATAATGGCACAGTATTGAATATAGCATTGAGTGACTGCACCAAATTAAACGTATCGCctacataagaatgtaagaaataggagcagaagtaggccacttggcccatcaaccatgctctgtcattcaatatgtgtatggctgatttgattgcgggcttaactctactttcctgcctgccctcataatccttgactcccttgtcaaacaAACATCTGTCTAACTAGCCTTGGATATAATCAATgacctctgaaagaagaaatttctctttatttctgtcttaaatgggagagcccttaACTAtgtaccctagttctagatttccccaaaAGGGGAAAAGATCCTCCTATAGAAAAGACAGTGACTGCACGCAAATGAATGTAGCTCCTATAAAACAGAGTGACTTTCCTGCACCGTGTCCCTGGTGCCACCCTCTGCTCCGTTGCCATCAGTGTTGCTCAGTGCCATTTGCCAGTGCTAAGATCCCACGCCTCCATGAGCATCAATCCCCATTGCGACCAATAACCTGAAAAGAACAACCCCCAAACGACCCCGACAAAAGGAATTGATGGACAATATTTCacgttttaaaatttttactgtaACAGTCAAATCCAAAATCAACACAAAATTAAGCATGCATTAACAGGTAAAGGGTATTTCACTAGAAACAATGAATTTCACTTAGAATAAAGATATGTCATACAGAAGTATGAACATTCCCCTTCAGTATGGATGGCATTATATGACTGCAGGAACCCTATCCGACAACAGCTTTCACTGTCAAGTCTCGTGGGTACAATTATCATCAGCAAGATGTATTTCAATGAACCTCCTCTCCCTCAAGTCCCGACAAACCTGCCTATGTTGTTTTCCAAAGCTCTTTCTCAACCAACCAGCCAATAACATTCACACTTGGCCACTTCTGGTAAAAACACCCAGTTCTTTGGCATCTCCAAATTATGTACACAGCTTTCGAGGTTTCAGACTGTATTAGCCAGCTCATGCATTGCCTCCTGTCCCCATTT from Carcharodon carcharias isolate sCarCar2 chromosome 16, sCarCar2.pri, whole genome shotgun sequence includes these protein-coding regions:
- the mrps14 gene encoding 28S ribosomal protein S14, mitochondrial; translated protein: MAAAICSRAFGLLHGAGRQLLSWIPGGNVGPVRNYYVDWRMLRDVKRRKMAFEYADERRRLNAIRKNTILPKELQEVADQEIANLPRDSCPVRIRNRCVLTSRPRGVKRRWRLSRIVFRHLADHNQMSGIQRAMW